One region of Octopus sinensis linkage group LG30, ASM634580v1, whole genome shotgun sequence genomic DNA includes:
- the LOC118768493 gene encoding uncharacterized protein LOC118768493: protein MEDQTENTQKRALRDSTPKGDEEEVDNKRWKYEEDDGSRREMSEKRSSSQPTTKQKRHKGDPKNREIIRKRDVLDKHIFYTRFNAYEDKIDLLINSRKKICTFLKRIGMDENTFLKHFTQRIEILMKDIKKKDYNQEFIIFGKLELFLEHYLKTNVLQDKHKTIEAPKIITKFRPLQPVVTREANIEESGEEFEEIPIISNIVIIEEGVMTYSHHCKIISLVTRDSDRIDVHCPSSVTSFTRISEDMVLATLPFHEMILIISPKTFKIKRIQLGLHMVSYLEDSTLLGVEMFGKTVYQFDWEDNTINYQFITKETPTDIAVGVQNILVITFASINRVICYKLDGQQLWEVETHSLHLPSKISLYQNYFYVLQGQIIYRISAKGGVTRRDIGRKCRSISVGKDTILVTDYCGKPHGIQMNKDFWPNLSYNHQLHTPSLKDYIDIEDCYNITNILPMSTSSILIIYKNKKAKLFTDNGEIINQNNSVFLELPFFCCRINANRFLVFYCEMKGFQYITCPELRKGPLIKVQTGYMKICHIVSNKYLAVTTNENKSEVQILLINEDKVDIAERISLGHHNVSIAATPINFVVVDGNENKMVFYSTWTNVFTMNSDLIGSKPSEEYL, encoded by the exons ATGGAAGACCAGACTGAAAATACTCAGAAAAGAGCTTTAAGGGACTCAACACCAAAAGGGGATGAAGAAGAAGTTGACAATAAAAGGTGGAAATATGAGGAAGATGATGGTTCAAGGAGAGAAATGTCCGAGAAACGATCTTCATCTcagccaacaacaaaacaaaaaagacataaaGGAGACCCTAAAAACAGGGAAATAATTAGAAAACGAGATGTTTTGGacaaacacatattttatacaaGATTCAATGCCTATGAGGACAAAATTGATTTGCTGATAAATTCTCGGAAAAAAATATgtacttttttaaaaagaataggaATGGATGAAAATacttttctaaaacattttacaCAGAGAATAGAAATTCTGatgaaagacattaaaaaaaaagattacaatCAAGAATTTATAATTTTTGGAAAACTAGAATTGTTCCTGGAACACTATTTAAAGACAAATGTTTtacaagacaaacacaaaaccatTGAAGCAccaaaaataatcacaaaatttcGGCCTCTTCAGCCAGTTGTGACTAGAGAAGCAAACATTGAGGAATCTggagaagaatttgaagaaatccCAATAATATCCAATATTGTCATCATAGAGGAGGGAGTGATGACATATTCCCACCATTGCAAGATAATAAGTTTAGTAACAAGAGACAGTGACAGAATTGATGTCCATTGTCCATCTTCTGTGACCAGTTTCACAAGAATCAGTGAAGACATGGTTCTGGCAACCCTCCCCTTCCATGAAATGATTCTTATTATcagccccaaaaccttcaagatcAAAAGGATACAGTTGGGGTTACATATGGTGAGTTACTTGGAAGATTCTACACTCTTAGGTGTAGAAATGTTTGGTAAGACTGTTTACCAATTTGATTGGGAGGATAACACCATTAACTATCAATTTATTACCAAAGAAACCCCTACAGATATTGCTGTAGGGGTCCAGAATATACTTGTAATTACATTCGCCAGCATCAACAGAGTAATCTGTTACAAACTGGATGGCCAACAGTTATGGGAGGTAGAGACCCATTCTCTGCACCTCCCAAGTAAAATCTCTCTCtaccaaaattatttctatgtcctccagGGACAAATAATTTATAGGATTTCAGCTAAAGGTGGTGTAACAAGGAGGGACATTGGCAGGAAATGCCGCTCTATTTCTGTTGGTAAAGATACCATTTTGGTAACAGATTATTGCGGCAAACCACATGGTATTCAAATGAATAAAGACTTTTGGCCCAACCTGTCATACAACCACCAGCTACATACTCCCAGTTTAAAAGACTATATTGATATTGAGGATTGCtacaacattacaaatattctacctatgtctacatcttctatattaataatttacaaaaacaagaaagctaaattattcactgataacggggaaataattaaccaaaataattcagttttcctTGAGCTTCCTTTTTTCTGTTGTAGAATAAACGCAAACAGATTCCTGGTATTTTATTGTGAAATGAAAGGATTTCAGTATATCACCTGTCCTGAACTAAGAAAAGGCCCTTTAATAAAGGTGCAAACtggttacatgaaaatatgtcatattGTATCAAATAAGTATTTAGCTGTGACCACCAATGAAAACAAAAGCGAGGTCCAAATCCTATTGATCAACgaagataaagttgacattgcagaaagaatttctctgggacatcataatgtcagcattgctgcaactccaattaattttgtagtcgtagatggaaacgaaaataaaatggtattttattccacat GGACAAACGTTTTCACAATGAATTCTGATTTAATCGGATCTAAACCATCTGAagaatatctgtag